A genomic region of Dermacentor andersoni chromosome 9, qqDerAnde1_hic_scaffold, whole genome shotgun sequence contains the following coding sequences:
- the LOC140213310 gene encoding TNF receptor-associated factor 6-A-like, which yields MEATTYTLQAYDWPFVNEQPITFEQPLPSECVCANCDVVAADAVLLPCWHTLCGRCHKDACDGPSCEHTPRFGLCPLDGESFLAEDVFDVYFSLEYLMTLPVRCFHAGLGCPFNGVLGELQHHLLECIFGVGGIAAA from the coding sequence ATGGAAGCGACCACGTACACCCTTCAAGCGTACGACTGGCCATTCGTGAACGAGCAACCCATCACCTTCGAGCAGCCGTTGCCCTCAGAGTGCGTCTGCGCGAACTGCGACGTGGTGGCGGCCGATGCTGTGCTGCTTCCCTGCTGGCACACCTTGTGTGGTCGGTGCCACAAAGACGCTTGTGATGGCCCCAGCTGCGAACACACGCCCCGTTTCGGCTTGTGTCCCCTCGACGGTGAATCCTTCCTGGCGGAAGACGTCTTCGACGTGTACTTCTCTCTGGAGTATCTTATGACACTGCCGGTGCGCTGTTTCCATGCCGGTCTGGGCTGCCCGTTCAACGGAGtacttggagaacttcagcaTCACCTGCTGGAATGCATCTTCGGAGTCGGTGGCATCGCTGCCGCCTAG